The DNA sequence TGTTCCACACGCCGCGCGGACCCAATAATGTCTCGCTCGAGACCTGTGACTTCGGCAAGGGGCCCGGTGTGCTCGAGGGGGCGTATGTCGAAATGCCGCGCTATTTCGAGGATGTCGACCGGGTGATGGACCTCGAAAACCGCCTGGTGCACTGCATGATCACGATCCAGGGTTTCGAGCCCGATGATCCGGCGGTTACCCAGCGCCACGGTTCGGGCAGCGACCACATGCAGCTGCAGACCTATATCGCGATGCAGTCCAGTGGCATGGCCTGGAATCCGCCGCTCGATCACCCGATGGAAAAGGCGCTCCGCGATGCCGGCGAGGTGATGTTCTACCGGCGTTCCGGTATCGCCGACTTCAACTGCAACACCTGCCATGGCGACAAGGGCAAGCAGATCCGCGCGTCGGTGTTGCCGCATAAGGACACGGGCGAGGAATGGAGCAAGGCGATCTCCTGGCCCGCGTTCCGC is a window from the Thioalkalivibrio paradoxus ARh 1 genome containing:
- the soxA gene encoding sulfur oxidation c-type cytochrome SoxA is translated as MFKKALLALPVALAVGASANADSWKAPEDVLQGLIDSIESIYLTQSEMNIMMMPDNPALWVAEDGRELFHTPRGPNNVSLETCDFGKGPGVLEGAYVEMPRYFEDVDRVMDLENRLVHCMITIQGFEPDDPAVTQRHGSGSDHMQLQTYIAMQSSGMAWNPPLDHPMEKALRDAGEVMFYRRSGIADFNCNTCHGDKGKQIRASVLPHKDTGEEWSKAISWPAFRVGHDHVRSSQHRIRGCYWQMRGPLVNPNSDASIALMSYWTDAARGQPAILPDMKR